Below is a window of Chloroflexia bacterium SDU3-3 DNA.
GCGGGCCTTCGGTCGCAATGCCAAAAAACAGGATGTTTGGCTCACCCCACAGCAGGCTGTCGCTGGTGATACCGAGGTAGCGCAGGTCGGCAGCCTGCTGGGTGCCGGTCAGGATGGGGTTGGCCGGGCTAGTCCCCACGAGCTGGAACGCGCTGGTCAGCGCCATGTGGCGGTTGTTGGTGATGTTCATGGCCGCGTTGCGCGCGCCGGTGTTGGTCTGCGGCAGCGAGAAGCTGGTCGCGCCATAGGGCACCGTCAGCGATCGGCTGCTGACCGAGGTCTCCGACCCGGCGCGCGGTATCACCACGAAGGGCACGCGGATGGCCTCGGCCCCGCCGCCCAGCTGGATGAATCCGCTGTGCTCGGCCACGTAGAAGCGTGGGCGGGTGAGCGTGCTGCCGGTGGTGGTCAGCACGGTGGTGGTGGCCAGATCGGGCGTGAAATCCAGCAGCGCTGGGTCGATGCTGATCGACACCGAGACCGCCGTGGTTCCGCCCGCCGGAATGCTCACCGTGCTGGGCAGGCTGATGCTGACGCCGTTTTCTTGGGCGGCGAGCTGGAGTGTGGTGGTCAGCACCTTGTCGCTGGTGCCGGTGTTGGCAACCGCGATGGTGCGCGTCTCCACCCATGGCTGGCTCAGCACCGGCGCGCCGAAGCTGATCGCGGCATCGCCATCGGCGCTGTTGTAGGCGAACAGGTCGGCGCTGGCCAGCCGCGCCAGGTTGAGCTGCCCCGCGCCCTCAAGCGACGTGGGGTAGGGCGTGCCATTATCCATCAGCACGGGCGTGGCGGTGTTCATCAGGGCGGCCTTCACCTCGGCTGGCCCCCACGTGGGGTGCAGGCCGCGCAGCAGCGCCGCCGCGCCAGCCACCTGGGCCGCGCCCGCCCACGAGGCGCTGGCCTTGGCGCTGCCAGTGCCGCTGCCCATGGCCGCCGAGCTGATATTGATGCTGGGCGCGACCATGTCGGGCTTCAGCGTGGCGTTGCCGCGCTGGATGCCGCGCGTGGTGGTGCTGGGCAGGCCGTACGAGGCCGCCTCGGAGGCCGCGCAGTACTGGCTGCCGCCCACGTGCTGGGCCTGGATGAGCCGGGTCGAGTAGCGCCGCCCGTTGAGCGAGTGCAGTACCGGGCCACGGAACACATCCACCTGGGTCGCGCAGTCGGGCACATCCACCTGCAGCGTTACCGTCTTGCCAGGGCCGATCTCGGCGGTGGCCGAGTCGTACAGCTCCTGGTGGTCGATCACCTCGTCGAATTTGCGGTAGGAAGCGAGGCCGACCTGGAAGGTGCAGGCGGGGGTGTGGTTGCGCAGCACCGCCATATTGTTGCCCACAAACTGCGCGCTGAGCGAGCCGAGGTCGAAGCACGCTGGGTCGGTGTACTCCTCGTCGTCGCCCTGGCTCAGCCGCTGCGGGCTGCCGATCGATGCGCCCACCGCGATCGCGCCGTTGGCGGTGCCGTACGATTGCACCGAGTAGAAGCTGCCGATGCCATCGCCTGCGGCGGTGACGACCACCATGCCCGCCTGGATGGCGCGGGCCACCGCTTGGGCGTCGGGGTCGTCGGGGCTGCCGAAGGGTGTGCTCGACCCGATGATCGCCACATCCAGATGGTCGCTGGTGTCGCCGTCGCGGTTGGGGTCGATCGCCCACTCCAGCGCCTGGGTGGTGAGCGTGGTGGTGGCATTTTCGCCGCACCCGAAGACCTTGAGCGCGTAGAGCGACGCGCTGGGGGCCACGCCCGGCGCGATCTTGAAGTCGCTGTAGTTGACCGAGCTGTTGTAGGGGCCGCCGTAGGTGCCGCCGATGGCGTTCACGCCCTGCCCGGCCACCAGCCCGGCGATGTGCGTGCCGCGCCCGTTGCAGTCGAGCGGGTCGGGGTCGGGGGTGGGGATACTGCTGCTGGCCGTGCCTGCGGCGTTGTAGTCGTCGCCTGCGAAGTCGTAGCCGTCGGCCACCTTGGCGGTCGGGAAGCTGCCTGGCTCGACCACGCTGGGGTTATTGCTCTGATAGGCGCTGGGCGTGCCTGCGCCGCCGAAGTCGCCGTGGGTATAGTCGATGCCGGTATCGATCACGGCCACCCGCACGCCGCTGCCGTCGCTGCTGGGGGCTGTAGCGGTGAGAGAAGAAGAAATAAGTGCAGGGATCTCAGCCGCAGCCTGGGCCTTCGGGGTCATCAGGTGCACATCGGCGACATCGGGCAGCGCGCGCAGCTGCGGGATCTGCTCGGCGGGGGCGGTCACCGCGATGCCGTTGTAGACCAGCTGGGTGCGGAACAGCACCTGCGCGCCCAGCGCCTCGATCGCGGGCAGCAGCTGCTGCTGGGCTGCGTCGATCTGGTCGCGGCCCTCGGACTCGGTGGCGGGGGGCTGGTTGAGCTGGATCATGGCTGCGACTGCGCCGCTGGCGGTGTCGTCGCCCTCGGGGCGCGAGCCATTGCTGGGCGTCACCTCGGTGTAGGGCGGGTCGATAGGCGGGTCAGTCTGGGCGACCGGGGCAGCCTGCGCAAATGGCCCGAAGAGCGTCAGGCTTAGCGTCGCTGCCAGCAGAAACGTGGCGGTTCTTCGCATAGCTCATCCTTGTAGGCACATACAGCGGCCTCTGCATGGCTTCTGGCGGTTGTGTGGTGATAGTGTGTTCCAGAGCTGCCGCACCACAATGCGTGTCTTGGTTTGGAAAGCTGACAGTGCTTGGGTAGGGCATAAAAAGAGCGCTGGCCCCAGCTGGACGGCGCTACAGCAGGCATACTATCCGACGCCTAGATGGGTCATGCCACTATGGGAGCATCGTATCATATGCGTTATGTTCCTACAATAACTCTTTAGTCATACGCAACGGGCGTATATCGTAGGAATCGATCATTTCTATAGCAAAATGAATACAGTTTTGTGAGGGTTGGGCCGCCCTCAAATAGAAGCGGCCCTGGGATTATTTCCCAGGGCCGCCCGCGCGCAAACGCGCTAGATCATCGCCTGCACCATGAGGAACGCCAGGGTGCCGAGGCAGAGGAACGAGCCGTAGGCGATGTACTCGGGCATGTTGGGCCGGCCTGCCCGCCGCATCAGGATGATGCCCGCCGAGTAGATGCCCGCCGCCAGGATGCCGTAGAACAGCGCGGGCATCAGGTTCACGATCCCCACCGTCGCGCCGATAAAGATCGCCAGATACACGTCGCCCAGCCCAAAGGGCGCGGCCTTGCCGGGGAACAGAATGCGCGCCAGCATGAACAGCAGCACGAAGGCGAAGCCCGCGAACAGCGCGCCCACCACCGAGTTCACCACCCCCAGCCCGGGCACCCACGCCGACACCACCACCGCCAGCAGCGCGGGCACCAGGATGAATAGCGTGTAGATCGAGCGGTGCAGCCAGTCGATGGCGGCGGTCAGCAGCAGCACGGCGGCGACAAAGGCCAGGAAGAAGAAGCGGGCACTGAGATCGTAGTGTAGGTAGAAGACCACCAGCGACAGCATCGAGAGCGCGTCGACCAGCGGGTGCACCCAGTGCAGCCGCTTGCCGCAGCAGCGCGCCCTGCCGCGCTGCGCCAGCCAGCCCACCAGCGGCAGCGCCTGCCAGAACTCCAGCGGCTTGCCGCAACGCGTGCAGCGCGGCCACCCGCCCATGTGCTTCTCGCGTGGGATGCGCACCACTAGGATGTTCAGCAGCATGCCCATGGCAAGCCCGAGGATAGCGATCAGTACAGCGGTGACAAGCATAGTGCCTCGCAGGGTGTTGAAGAAGGTGGCTTAGCTCACGGCGCGCAGCATCACCTCGGGCGCAACCTCGACGTTGGTCCAGAGTGTGAAGGCCAGGGCGGCCTGGCGCACCAGCATGGTCAGTCCATCTTGGGTGCGCGCCCCCCTAGCCGCCGCCTCGCGCAGCAGCCGGGTCTGGCGGTAGACCATGTCGTACACCAGGGCGGATGCGGGGATGAGCGCGGCATCCAGCGGGGTCTCGTCGGCCTGCCAGCCCAGCGAGGTTGCGTTCACCACCAGCTCGGCCTCGGCCAGCAGCTCGGGCAGGGCGGGGTCGCCGTAGGTGATGGCGTAGAGCGCGGGGTCGTAGTCGGCGGCGTTAAGCGCGTCGCCCAGCACATCCTCGGCCTTCTCCAGCGTGCGGTTGACCACAGCCACGCTGGCGGCGTGCGCGCCCAGCAGCGCGGCCAGGGCAGCGCGGGCCGCGCCGCTGGCGCCCAGCACCACCGCGCGCCGCCCCGTGGGGTCGAAGCCAGCGTCCTCGCGTAGCGCGGCCAGGAAGGCGGGCACATCGGTGTTGTACCCTGTGAGCGCGCCGCCCGGGCCGCGCACGATCGTGTTGACCGCGCCCACCTGCTCGGCGTCGGGGTGGATGGCATCCAGCAGCGGTAGCACGGCCAGCTTGTGCGGCAGCGTCACGTTTGCGCCGTACATGGCCTCATCGCGCAGCGCGGCCACGCGCTCGGCCAGCTGCTCGGCGGGGGTCTCCCACAGCACATACTGGCCATCGATGGCGGCGTGGGCGAAGGCGGCGGCGTGCAGCTTGGGCGAGAGGCTGTGGCCCAGCGGGAAGCCCAGCAGGGCGGCGGTTTTGGTCGGCATGGCGGCCTACTCCTGGGGCTGGCAGGCCAGGTATTCCTGCTCAAGCTTCTGGAACTCTTCGAACGATGCGGTGAAGCTGTGCGCGCCCTTGTCGGTGCACGAGGCCACGAAGTACAGGTACGGCGCGCTGGTATCGGGCTTGGCCGCCGCCTCAAGCGCGGCGAGGCCGGGCGAGCTGATCGGCCCGGGGGGCAGCCCGGTCTGCACGCGGGTGTTGTAGGGGCTGGTGTTGCCGTTGATCTCGCTCAGCGAGAGGTTGCTGAGGTTGGGCCACCAGTCGCCCTCTTTGCCCAGCGCGTACTGCAGCGTCGGGTCGGCCTGCAGCTTGCCGCCGCCGGTCTCGCCCACGTTCTCGGGCTTCAGGCGGTTCCAGAACACCGAGGCGATCTTGGGCATCTCGTCGGTGCGGGCGGCCTCGCGCTGCACGATCGAGGCCATGGTGACGATCTGGTGGACACTGCTCTGCACCTGCACCGAGGTCTCGAAGCTGGCGTACTTTTGGTCGAAGTTGTCCAGCATGGTGTTGATCACCTGATCGACCGTGGCGGTCTTGCTGAAGCGGTAGGTGTCGGGGAACAGGTAGCCCTCTAGGCTCGCGCCGCTGGGCAGGTCGCGCAGCAGGAAGTGGCGATCCTTGAAGCTCGCGCCGTCGGCGGTGGCCGACAGGAAGGCCTGCGTGTCGATGTTGGCGAAGCCCGCGCCGCCCACCGCCTCGGCGATCTGCTCGCGGCGCATGCCCTCGATAATCGTCAGCTGCACCTCTTCCACGCCCTGGCTCAGCTGCAGCGCCGAGATGATGTTGCTCATCGTCATGGCGTGGTTCAGGTTGTAGGTTCCGGCCTTCAGCTGGCCATCCAGCTCCTGCATGCGCACCAGGGCGGTGAACAACAGCGGCACGCGGATGAGCTTGGCGTCGGCCAGCTTGGTGGCGATGGTGTTGGTCGAGTCGCCCGGCTCGACCACAAACACCACCGGGGCGCTTGAGGCGTCGGATGTGCGGCGCAGCTCGGCCAGCAGGATGTAGCTGGCGGCGCTGATCATCACTGATACGAGGGCGACGCCAAGGAAGATGGCGCGCAATGTCTTCGAGAGAGGTTGTGTCATAAAAAATATCGTTCGCGGCGGGCTGCCTGGGCCGCGCGCATAGCAGGCAGATTAGGGCTGAAGGGTAGGCAGCGGCGTCTCCGCCTCGGTCAGGCGCTGCACATCGGCGGGCGTGGCGGTCGGCGCGCCGGCCTGCTCGATCGGCAGGCTGCCGGTGGGCTTTGAGAGCAGCGTGGCGATCACCCAGCCGGTGCCGTCGGTGCTGTCGATCCGCGAGCTGGCCTTGTAGCGCTGGCCCAGCTGGATGCGGTACCACTTGCTGTCGGATGTGGATGCCAGAAAGACGATGTCGTCGCCAGGGTTGAGGCTGCCGATCTTGTTGGCGTTGCCGCTCTGGCTGTTTGGCTCGGACCGCACGTTGGCGGCCATCAGCACCGTGCCGGTGACCACATCCGACGCATTGGGCGCGGTGGTGGGCAGCGCCGCCGCGCCGGCCTGGGCGGTGGCCTCGGCCTGGGCGGTGGCCTCGGGCGTGGCCTCGGGCGTGCCCGAGGTGTTGGGCGTGGGCGTGGTCGGGGCGAACAGGGCGTTGGTGTCCACCGCGTCGTGGCCGATCCGCGACAGCTCGGTGCGCAGCGTGGTGATCACGCTCACCGCGGCCACCAGGGCCAGCAGCATCAGCACGCAGGCCAGCGCGGTCTTCATCAGCTCGGCGCTGCGGAACAGCACGTTCTGCGAGCGCATCTGGTCGAGCGCGCTGGCGGCGGCGCCGCCGATCGACTCGCCCCAGGTGGTCTTGGCGCGGTCGTCGCGGGCCACGCGCCGCAGATCGAGCATGGCGCGGGCGTCGCCGATCACGGCCAGCGCGCGCACCGCGCCCCAGCGCACGTTGCTGTTGGGGTGGCGCAGCGCCTCGATCAGGGCGCTGGTGGCCCGCCCGTCGCCGATCTGGCCCAGGGCCTCGGCGGCGCGGAAGGCGGTGAGCCACGGCCTGCGCGGGTTGAGCGCCTCGTTCAGCGCGGGCACGGCGGGGTCGCCGATAGCCACCAGATCTTGCACGGCCTGCTGGTGCAGGGGGTGCTCGGGGTCGCCCAGGGCCGCCACCAGGGTGGCGATCCGCTCGCGCAGGGCGGCGTTCTGCCGCTGCTGCGCGGGCTGGGCGGGCTGCTGCTGCGTGCTGTCTAGCTGGCGGGTGGGCCTGCCCCCTGGCTGGGGGAACTGCCCGATCTGGGTCGGCTCGCCGCTGCTGTTCGTGCTGGATGCCTGCTCGACCGGTTGTTCCTGTTCGCTCATAGTCTCTATCGGTATCGAATTGGCCGCGCAGGCTGGGTGGCTGCGCATGGCCGGCGTATTTAGTGTCTCAGTCGCTCGGCGAACAGCCGCTCCACCGCATCCAGGATGGCGGCGGCGGTCTGCTCTTTGGGCTGCTGCGGCAGCGGCTCGCTGTGGTCGCTGGTGATGATCGTGGCGGCGCTCTCGGCGCTGCCGATGCTGGCCACGGCCTCGTTGGCAATGATCATGTCCAGCCCCTTGCGCACCAGCTTCTCGCGCGCGTAGGCCTGGATGTCGCGGGTCTCGGCGGCGAAGCCCACCTTGACCAGGTGCCGCTGGTCGGCGATCCCAGCCAGGATGTCGGGGTTTTTGGCCAGGTGCAGCACCAGCTCGTCGCTCGCGCCCTTCTTGATCTTGTGCTCGGCCACCTCGCTGGCGCGGAAGTCGGCCACGGCGGCGCACATCACCAGCAGATCCGCGCCGGGGATGGCGGCGTGGACGGCCTGCTCCATCTCGCGCGCGGTCTCGACCCGCACCAGTTCGACGCCGTGGGGCGGGTCGATAGTTGCAGGCCCGCTGATCAGAATGACCTTGGCCCCACGGTCGCGGGCTTCGGCGGCGATGGCGTAGCCCTGCCGCCCCGACGAGCGGTTGCCGATAAAGCGCACCGGGTCGATCGGCTCGTAGTTGGCCCCGGCGGTCACCACCACGGTGTTGCCGCGCAGCGAGCCGTCGCGCTGGCCCAGCATGGCGTAGATCTGGCCCGCGATCTCGGCGACCTCGGGCAGCCGCCCCCTGCCCACCATCGGCTCGGCCATGCGCCCGTAGCCCGGCT
It encodes the following:
- the coaBC gene encoding bifunctional phosphopantothenoylcysteine decarboxylase/phosphopantothenate--cysteine ligase CoaBC produces the protein MSTTRKKQIILGVCGSIAAYKAADLARKLTLGGIQVDVIMTAAARQFVGEATFQALTGRPVLSDMWALPEDGVVGHVALGQQADLVVIAPATANTIARLAAGFSDDLLTTTVLATPAPVLVAPAMNVQMYANPATQDNIALLRRRGVVVMEPGYGRMAEPMVGRGRLPEVAEIAGQIYAMLGQRDGSLRGNTVVVTAGANYEPIDPVRFIGNRSSGRQGYAIAAEARDRGAKVILISGPATIDPPHGVELVRVETAREMEQAVHAAIPGADLLVMCAAVADFRASEVAEHKIKKGASDELVLHLAKNPDILAGIADQRHLVKVGFAAETRDIQAYAREKLVRKGLDMIIANEAVASIGSAESAATIITSDHSEPLPQQPKEQTAAAILDAVERLFAERLRH
- the mltG gene encoding endolytic transglycosylase MltG, with the protein product MTQPLSKTLRAIFLGVALVSVMISAASYILLAELRRTSDASSAPVVFVVEPGDSTNTIATKLADAKLIRVPLLFTALVRMQELDGQLKAGTYNLNHAMTMSNIISALQLSQGVEEVQLTIIEGMRREQIAEAVGGAGFANIDTQAFLSATADGASFKDRHFLLRDLPSGASLEGYLFPDTYRFSKTATVDQVINTMLDNFDQKYASFETSVQVQSSVHQIVTMASIVQREAARTDEMPKIASVFWNRLKPENVGETGGGKLQADPTLQYALGKEGDWWPNLSNLSLSEINGNTSPYNTRVQTGLPPGPISSPGLAALEAAAKPDTSAPYLYFVASCTDKGAHSFTASFEEFQKLEQEYLACQPQE
- a CDS encoding prepilin peptidase, which translates into the protein MLVTAVLIAILGLAMGMLLNILVVRIPREKHMGGWPRCTRCGKPLEFWQALPLVGWLAQRGRARCCGKRLHWVHPLVDALSMLSLVVFYLHYDLSARFFFLAFVAAVLLLTAAIDWLHRSIYTLFILVPALLAVVVSAWVPGLGVVNSVVGALFAGFAFVLLFMLARILFPGKAAPFGLGDVYLAIFIGATVGIVNLMPALFYGILAAGIYSAGIILMRRAGRPNMPEYIAYGSFLCLGTLAFLMVQAMI
- the aroE gene encoding shikimate dehydrogenase → MPTKTAALLGFPLGHSLSPKLHAAAFAHAAIDGQYVLWETPAEQLAERVAALRDEAMYGANVTLPHKLAVLPLLDAIHPDAEQVGAVNTIVRGPGGALTGYNTDVPAFLAALREDAGFDPTGRRAVVLGASGAARAALAALLGAHAASVAVVNRTLEKAEDVLGDALNAADYDPALYAITYGDPALPELLAEAELVVNATSLGWQADETPLDAALIPASALVYDMVYRQTRLLREAAARGARTQDGLTMLVRQAALAFTLWTNVEVAPEVMLRAVS
- a CDS encoding SH3 domain-containing protein, which codes for MRSHPACAANSIPIETMSEQEQPVEQASSTNSSGEPTQIGQFPQPGGRPTRQLDSTQQQPAQPAQQRQNAALRERIATLVAALGDPEHPLHQQAVQDLVAIGDPAVPALNEALNPRRPWLTAFRAAEALGQIGDGRATSALIEALRHPNSNVRWGAVRALAVIGDARAMLDLRRVARDDRAKTTWGESIGGAAASALDQMRSQNVLFRSAELMKTALACVLMLLALVAAVSVITTLRTELSRIGHDAVDTNALFAPTTPTPNTSGTPEATPEATAQAEATAQAGAAALPTTAPNASDVVTGTVLMAANVRSEPNSQSGNANKIGSLNPGDDIVFLASTSDSKWYRIQLGQRYKASSRIDSTDGTGWVIATLLSKPTGSLPIEQAGAPTATPADVQRLTEAETPLPTLQP
- a CDS encoding S8 family serine peptidase produces the protein MRRTATFLLAATLSLTLFGPFAQAAPVAQTDPPIDPPYTEVTPSNGSRPEGDDTASGAVAAMIQLNQPPATESEGRDQIDAAQQQLLPAIEALGAQVLFRTQLVYNGIAVTAPAEQIPQLRALPDVADVHLMTPKAQAAAEIPALISSSLTATAPSSDGSGVRVAVIDTGIDYTHGDFGGAGTPSAYQSNNPSVVEPGSFPTAKVADGYDFAGDDYNAAGTASSSIPTPDPDPLDCNGRGTHIAGLVAGQGVNAIGGTYGGPYNSSVNYSDFKIAPGVAPSASLYALKVFGCGENATTTLTTQALEWAIDPNRDGDTSDHLDVAIIGSSTPFGSPDDPDAQAVARAIQAGMVVVTAAGDGIGSFYSVQSYGTANGAIAVGASIGSPQRLSQGDDEEYTDPACFDLGSLSAQFVGNNMAVLRNHTPACTFQVGLASYRKFDEVIDHQELYDSATAEIGPGKTVTLQVDVPDCATQVDVFRGPVLHSLNGRRYSTRLIQAQHVGGSQYCAASEAASYGLPSTTTRGIQRGNATLKPDMVAPSINISSAAMGSGTGSAKASASWAGAAQVAGAAALLRGLHPTWGPAEVKAALMNTATPVLMDNGTPYPTSLEGAGQLNLARLASADLFAYNSADGDAAISFGAPVLSQPWVETRTIAVANTGTSDKVLTTTLQLAAQENGVSISLPSTVSIPAGGTTAVSVSISIDPALLDFTPDLATTTVLTTTGSTLTRPRFYVAEHSGFIQLGGGAEAIRVPFVVIPRAGSETSVSSRSLTVPYGATSFSLPQTNTGARNAAMNITNNRHMALTSAFQLVGTSPANPILTGTQQAADLRYLGITSDSLLWGEPNILFFGIATEGPRSTLNEMQFRIYIDSNLDDVADYVLINTTWPDSQSQPTDAFRFSFYKMNADGSIGNVVGEGQVNAAAAPNDSPYVDTAPFNSSVIIAPVGMVTLNVPSGQSTINVRVETRLRAVAGFTAIVDQLPESGWSSYDIQAPAIAPISMLKLSGRPLFIDTPSSTISGTVNTTALAASGGAQMLVMHMHNAPGSQVEIVNVRTATPGNDQEYRIYFPTILVR